The uncultured Cohaesibacter sp. genome window below encodes:
- a CDS encoding DUF2147 domain-containing protein: MKYLMFSLAFILSAAATSAMASDPVFGEWKTEGSNIKEYAGHYLHVRFDACGNKVCGTITRVVGIKADIVGKPIIWGMQPRSNGHYSGGKIWAPDRGGTYISKMKLTGNRLKVSGCIAGGLLCESQIWHRQ, translated from the coding sequence ATGAAATACCTAATGTTCTCTCTAGCCTTCATCCTATCAGCAGCAGCGACCTCGGCCATGGCGTCCGACCCCGTTTTCGGCGAATGGAAAACGGAAGGCAGCAACATCAAGGAATATGCCGGTCACTATCTGCACGTCCGCTTCGATGCGTGTGGCAACAAGGTCTGTGGCACCATCACCAGAGTCGTCGGCATCAAGGCCGACATCGTCGGAAAACCGATCATCTGGGGCATGCAACCACGTAGCAATGGCCACTATAGCGGCGGAAAGATCTGGGCACCCGATCGGGGCGGCACCTATATCTCCAAGATGAAGCTCACGGGAAACAGGCTGAAGGTCAGTGGCTGCATAGCCGGAGGCCTGTTGTGCGAAAGCCAGATCTGGCACCGTCAATAG
- a CDS encoding type I restriction endonuclease, with the protein MTEEATKTSVILPFIRALGFDVFNLDEVVPEFVSDVGTKKGERVDFALKIDGKVTMLIEAKPIGTKLGDAQYNQLVRYFTGTDARLCILTNGREAWFFSDTEASNKMDVTPFFTFDFQSHDKGQVDELARFRKDTFEIESIIEAASNLKYKRDAALYLKHQLDDPDDDFVRLVGRQIHEGQMTKGAMELVRPAIQAALDEIIRDRIQDKLSITFGGDTVKPPKSTPVCPFNLGNEKKSKIFLADLCGDFV; encoded by the coding sequence TTGACCGAAGAGGCAACGAAAACTTCAGTCATTCTGCCGTTTATTCGGGCGCTTGGTTTTGATGTCTTCAATTTGGATGAGGTGGTGCCCGAGTTTGTTTCTGATGTTGGAACAAAGAAGGGTGAGCGGGTGGATTTCGCTCTTAAAATCGATGGCAAAGTGACGATGCTTATAGAGGCCAAGCCCATAGGCACCAAGCTCGGAGATGCCCAGTACAACCAGCTTGTCAGGTATTTCACCGGCACAGACGCCAGGCTCTGCATCCTGACCAATGGTCGCGAAGCGTGGTTCTTTTCTGATACTGAGGCGTCAAATAAAATGGATGTTACGCCATTTTTCACCTTTGACTTTCAGTCTCATGACAAGGGGCAGGTGGACGAACTGGCTCGGTTTCGCAAAGACACGTTTGAAATTGAATCTATCATCGAGGCGGCTTCAAACCTCAAATACAAGCGTGACGCTGCTCTCTATCTCAAACATCAATTAGATGATCCTGATGATGATTTTGTTCGCCTCGTCGGTCGCCAGATACACGAGGGGCAGATGACCAAGGGGGCTATGGAGCTAGTCCGTCCTGCCATTCAAGCGGCTCTGGATGAGATCATTCGTGATCGAATTCAGGACAAACTCAGTATCACGTTTGGCGGAGATACTGTTAAACCACCCAAGTCGACGCCAGTTTGCCCGTTCAATCTCGGGAATGAAAAAAAATCAAAAATTTTTTTAGCGGATCTTTGTGGCGATTTTGTCTGA